A single region of the Labeo rohita strain BAU-BD-2019 chromosome 3, IGBB_LRoh.1.0, whole genome shotgun sequence genome encodes:
- the LOC127162786 gene encoding uncharacterized protein LOC127162786, with product MADKCHLCLLGLIILSSLLTGTSGVDDAQVFISSGENVHLPCNNALHDCKSTYWIYNRFRHSAAVELIAGGIKKKDIERHERLSLGSDCSLNIKNITKEDYGFYSCRQYVNDKQQGTDAPVYLHVLHVSSSSSQTEISAGSSVTLSCQLYSYSYAGVSCDDWIRSEGIQLFWLNQAGVKLIVSGTRYQKSARGHCISTLTTTLLNEDDNREWRCEVTHRNQVKTSVTYTVKSSAQDKTITTVISVHTTHSEDHITKASSSTKSSCEKCKVMERMFRVHARNLTETREA from the exons atggctGATAAGTGTCATTTGTGTCTGCTGGGACTGATCATTCTCTCTTCACTTCTCACAG GTACCAGTGGAGTGGATGATGCTCAAGTGTTCATCAGTTCTGGTGAAAATGTCCATCTGCCCTGTAATAATGCTCTTCATGACTGCAAATCAACATATTGGATCTATAACAGATTCAGACATTCAGCAGCAGTTGAACTAATTGCTGGAGGGataaagaagaaagacattGAGAGACATGAGAGACTGAGTCTGGGGTCTGACTGCTCTCTGAACATCAAGAACATCACAAAAGAAGATTATGGATTTTACAGCTGCCGACAATATGTGAATGACAAACAACAAGGAACTGATGCACCTGTTTATCTGCATGTTCTTCATG tctcttcatcatcctcacagactgagatcagtgcaggcagctctgtgactctctcctgtcagttgtattcatattcatatgcTGGAGTCTCTTGTGATGATTGGATCCGTTCTGAGGGAATTCAGCTGTTCTGGTTGAATCAGGCTGGTGTTAAACTGATAGTTTCAGGCACCAGATATCAGAAATCAGCTCGAGGACACTGTATCAGCACTCTGACTacaacactcctgaatgaagATGACAACAGGGAGTGGAGATGTGAAGTTactcacagaaatcaagtcaagacCTCAGTCACATATACTGTCAAGAGTTCAG CTCAAGATAAAACAATCACAACAGTGATTTCAGTCCACACCACACACTCTGAGGATCACATAACTAAAG CAAGTTCCTCCACTAAATCCAGCTGTGAGAAGTGCAAAGTGATGGAGAGGATGTTCAGGGTTCATGCCAGGAATCTTACTGAAACTAGAGAAGCGTAA